Proteins encoded together in one Impatiens glandulifera chromosome 1, dImpGla2.1, whole genome shotgun sequence window:
- the LOC124928754 gene encoding uncharacterized mitochondrial protein AtMg00810-like: MVITSDDASGIPNLHTYLHQHFDMKSLGKLRYFLGLDISDTIDGMYLSQEKYASDLISLASLTDSKTASTPLEADCRLTPLDGTPLKDPTLYRQLMSSLIYLIVTCLDIAHAVNIGTLLHGLHFSIHSSLVLTSYSNADWADDLTNRRSITGYCFFLGDSLVSW; this comes from the exons atggTGATCACTAGCGATGATGCCTCTGGTATACCTAATTTACATACATATCTTCATCAACATTTTGATATGAAGAGTCTTGGTAAGCTACGTTATTTTCTAGGTCTTGACATTTCCGACACAATAGATGGTATGTACTTGTCTCAAGAGAAGTATGCTTCTGACCTCATCTCCCTTGCTAGTTTGACTGATAGCAAAACTGCCTCGACTCCACTTGAGGCAGATTGTCGTCTTACTCCTCTCGATGGAACCCCTCTTAAAGATCCCACACTCTATCGTCAGTTAATGAGCTCCCTAATATATCTAATTGTTACTTGCCTTGACATAGCTCATGCAGTTAACATA GGAACTCTCTTACATGGTCTTCACTTCTCCATTCATTCATCATTGGTACTCACTAGTTACTCAAATGCTGATTGGGCAGACGATCTCACTAACCGACGCTCCATTACTGGTTATTGTTTCTTCTTgggtgattctcttgtttcctgGTGA